One genomic window of Eisenibacter elegans DSM 3317 includes the following:
- a CDS encoding serine hydrolase domain-containing protein, protein MKFFRYLSLSLLILCLGVTGIVFFVPGQEYIRYALYHRQAQIDNAHIFANRQVPTATPQVWPRDSRYGQVKLSPTALDSLGKYRTTAFVLLQDGHLLLEHYADTGSDTTRSNSFSMAKSVVALLVGVALHEGKIQSLDQAIGDYLPRFAEAPYDKITIRHLLTMSSGLEWDETYSSLFSITTKAYYGHNLPSLLDHIPVKEAPGKVNRYQGVCTLLLAEIVSQATQTELSTYAAEKLWKPLGAEHPALWSLDRKGGTEKSFCCFNATARDFARLGQLVLNYGRWEGKSLLDSAYIAEATRPATHLVDDEQGQPVHFYGFQFWIIKHQGQEIPYMRGILGQYVFVLREQNAVLVRLGHDRAKQKRDFTPIDVFAYLDIGFELLKNHPRVLADSISNP, encoded by the coding sequence ATGAAATTTTTTCGCTACTTGAGCCTTTCTCTTCTCATTCTGTGCCTCGGAGTTACTGGCATTGTTTTTTTTGTACCGGGTCAGGAGTATATCCGCTATGCGCTTTATCATCGTCAAGCACAGATAGACAACGCCCATATCTTTGCCAACCGCCAAGTACCCACCGCTACACCGCAGGTCTGGCCACGCGACAGCCGCTATGGACAGGTGAAGCTCTCCCCCACCGCATTAGACAGCCTAGGCAAATACCGCACAACGGCTTTTGTGTTGTTACAAGATGGTCATTTACTCCTAGAACACTATGCCGACACGGGCAGCGATACCACCCGTAGCAACTCATTTTCGATGGCCAAAAGCGTAGTCGCACTCTTAGTGGGGGTGGCTTTGCACGAAGGTAAAATCCAGTCCCTCGACCAAGCCATTGGCGACTACCTCCCTCGCTTTGCAGAAGCTCCTTATGACAAAATTACCATCCGCCACCTGCTTACGATGAGCAGCGGTTTGGAGTGGGATGAGACCTATAGCTCCCTTTTCTCGATTACGACCAAGGCCTACTATGGGCATAATTTGCCCAGCTTACTAGACCATATCCCTGTCAAAGAAGCTCCGGGCAAGGTCAATCGCTACCAAGGTGTGTGTACCTTGCTGCTGGCCGAAATTGTTAGCCAAGCCACCCAAACCGAACTATCCACCTATGCCGCCGAAAAACTATGGAAGCCACTGGGGGCAGAACATCCGGCGTTGTGGTCGCTAGACCGCAAAGGGGGAACGGAAAAATCGTTTTGCTGCTTCAACGCCACCGCCCGCGATTTTGCCCGCTTGGGTCAGTTGGTGCTCAACTACGGGCGTTGGGAGGGCAAGTCCCTGCTCGACTCGGCCTATATCGCTGAGGCTACCCGACCCGCTACCCACTTGGTAGACGATGAGCAGGGGCAACCAGTACATTTCTACGGGTTTCAGTTCTGGATTATCAAACACCAAGGCCAAGAGATTCCATATATGCGGGGTATCTTGGGGCAATATGTGTTTGTCTTGCGCGAGCAGAATGCGGTACTTGTACGCCTAGGCCACGACCGCGCCAAACAAAAACGTGATTTTACCCCAATCGATGTCTTTGCTTATCTTGATATCGGATTCGAATTGCTCAAAAACCATCCCCGTGTTTTGGCAGATTCCATATCCAATCCATAG
- a CDS encoding nitrite/sulfite reductase, with amino-acid sequence MQSFRTELENPVVERDILELERKIRAYREGTIDEEKFRSLRLARGVYGQRQQGVQMIRIKIPYGKLSARQLHHIADLADEYSNGVLHATTRQDIQIHYVSLDRTPELWARLEEEQITLREACGNTVRNITADALAGVSPDEPFDVSPYAQAAFEYFLRNPVCQDMGRKFKIAFSANAQDAALAKIHDLGFIPKLNAQGQRGFEVWIAGGLGAQPHLALLAKAFLPEEELIPFTEATLRVFDRYGERARRHKARFKFLLQDLGLEELLALIDAEKTALPHHHYPIDSRVEAPTLPPPVTPETPTDTTYYHQWLEANVAAQRQKGYHTVRICLPLGNMTSDTARAFAAVVPQFAADDIRITIGQGYLLRYVRTEALPGLFNALHALDLTRLGAESTADITACPGTDTCNLGIASSTGMAQALDTVIRKEYPDLIHNHDINIKISGCPNGCGQHSIAAIGFHGSSLKHGGKVVPAVQVMIGGNRDRVADKVIKLPAKRGPEALRQLLEDYLQNSLEGEYFTDYYLRQVAQEERYFYQLLKPLADTATLQPADYIDWGHAEDFAVAAGVGECAGVVIDLVATLLYEADEKVAWAHESLAQQAYADAIYHAYTTFVHTAKALLLTTKAKTNSQYAILKAFDEAFAEELTAFGLPEGIKTKALQINQFTPEQAFATRYLAEAVDFLTKAKASRGL; translated from the coding sequence ATGCAAAGTTTTAGAACCGAATTGGAAAATCCTGTCGTGGAGCGCGACATCTTGGAGCTGGAGCGCAAGATACGCGCCTACCGCGAGGGGACTATTGACGAAGAAAAGTTTCGCAGCTTACGCCTAGCCCGTGGGGTTTATGGGCAGCGCCAGCAAGGGGTGCAGATGATTCGCATCAAAATTCCTTATGGCAAGCTCAGTGCCCGCCAGTTACATCATATTGCGGATTTGGCGGATGAGTATTCTAATGGAGTATTGCATGCCACCACGCGTCAAGATATTCAGATTCACTATGTCAGTCTCGACCGCACCCCCGAGCTTTGGGCACGCTTGGAAGAAGAGCAAATTACCCTTCGGGAGGCCTGCGGCAATACTGTGCGCAATATCACTGCCGATGCGCTGGCGGGGGTAAGTCCTGATGAGCCTTTCGATGTATCGCCCTATGCACAGGCTGCTTTTGAGTATTTCTTGCGCAACCCTGTCTGCCAAGATATGGGGCGGAAGTTCAAAATCGCGTTTTCGGCCAATGCACAAGATGCGGCTCTGGCCAAGATACACGACCTTGGCTTTATCCCCAAGCTCAACGCCCAAGGGCAGCGAGGCTTTGAAGTCTGGATAGCCGGCGGGCTGGGTGCACAGCCGCACTTGGCGCTTTTGGCTAAGGCTTTTTTGCCCGAAGAGGAGTTGATTCCCTTTACCGAAGCCACCTTGCGGGTGTTTGACCGCTATGGCGAGCGAGCACGCCGCCACAAGGCACGGTTCAAGTTTTTGTTGCAAGACCTCGGACTGGAGGAATTGCTGGCGCTTATCGATGCCGAAAAGACTGCCCTCCCTCACCATCATTATCCTATCGACAGCCGTGTAGAAGCTCCTACCCTGCCACCGCCTGTTACACCCGAAACCCCTACCGATACAACTTACTACCACCAGTGGCTGGAGGCCAATGTAGCCGCCCAGCGTCAGAAGGGCTACCATACAGTGCGTATCTGCTTACCCTTGGGCAATATGACTTCAGACACGGCACGGGCTTTTGCGGCAGTGGTGCCTCAGTTTGCCGCCGATGATATCCGCATCACTATCGGACAGGGATACCTGCTGCGCTATGTCCGTACGGAGGCATTGCCGGGGCTTTTCAACGCCCTCCACGCCCTCGACCTCACCCGCCTTGGGGCAGAAAGTACTGCCGATATCACGGCCTGCCCGGGAACAGATACTTGCAACCTTGGCATTGCCAGCAGTACGGGGATGGCGCAGGCGCTTGATACTGTCATCCGAAAGGAATACCCCGACCTGATTCACAACCACGATATCAACATCAAAATCAGTGGTTGCCCAAATGGTTGCGGTCAGCACAGCATCGCCGCCATCGGTTTCCACGGCAGCTCACTCAAGCACGGGGGCAAGGTAGTGCCTGCGGTACAAGTGATGATTGGAGGCAACAGAGACCGTGTGGCGGACAAGGTCATCAAGTTGCCGGCCAAACGAGGCCCTGAAGCCCTACGGCAACTGCTAGAAGATTATCTGCAAAATAGCCTCGAAGGAGAGTATTTCACTGATTATTACCTCCGCCAAGTAGCGCAAGAGGAGCGTTACTTTTATCAGCTCCTCAAACCTTTGGCCGATACGGCAACCCTCCAGCCCGCCGACTATATCGACTGGGGGCACGCCGAGGACTTTGCCGTGGCGGCAGGCGTGGGCGAATGTGCCGGTGTGGTGATAGACCTAGTCGCTACCCTGCTCTACGAGGCCGATGAGAAGGTGGCTTGGGCACACGAGAGCCTCGCACAGCAGGCCTATGCCGATGCTATTTATCACGCTTATACCACTTTCGTGCACACCGCCAAAGCGTTGTTGCTCACTACCAAGGCCAAAACCAATAGCCAATACGCTATCCTAAAAGCCTTTGACGAAGCCTTTGCTGAAGAACTAACAGCGTTTGGGTTGCCGGAAGGTATCAAGACCAAAGCCCTGCAAATCAATCAGTTTACCCCAGAGCAGGCTTTTGCCACCCGTTATCTGGCCGAAGCGGTAGATTTCCTTACTAAGGCCAAGGCCTCCAGAGGTTTGTAA
- a CDS encoding gliding motility-associated C-terminal domain-containing protein, with protein MNEWALRLGSNGADRVYAVAADGAGNVYVAGEFNGTVDFNPNPNVTNNLTSNGGVDGFVAKYDASGNYLWAFNIGGEGNDFVYSLVVNSAGEVHIGGSFSGTVDFDPGAGTTNRSSNNPDGSNAFVAKYTTAGALTWVRSFGGGGTVQAGAPPFVFFIPSTSKALALALDASDNVLVTGQIQGTNIDYGNGTPVNTVGRSDLFLASYAAADGAHRWSFNTGGAGSDINNNSQGLDVYFRGTSVFLTGEFKGAAVNFNPLGGIGNERNLASTNNDRSAAFFARYNPADGILVDNDKAFAIPATTANPNSGTFGTAILGDAAGNTYVAGHLFGEADFDLGAGTETRISGDFAGMFLAKYTITGAYEWVAFTTGNSIDKIAALAFDPLDDIHVYGSTLSTTLNFSSAVGAPNTQTVTRTSGQDLFYAKYNAAGSLLNAQTVAQGGTGNRNTDNNIATSIGASPAARTMMLRGNKIYFAGAFNNTANFGKNSCERNLTSAGNADGFVLQHSLVRLNQTITFGLGADATKPASAPAFTLTASSTSCLPITFSSSNAAVATVSGNTVTIVGQGTTTITASQAGNDHFNPATAVDQVLTVTPATQTITFNALANRCVLDAPFTLNATASSGLAVSYASSNTAVATVSGNTITIVGIGTTTITASQAGNAQFAPADNVAQTLTITRCDQTVTFEAIPDKFITDEPFTITATASSGLPITFSSSTPDIVTVSGNTVTIVGSGTATIVARQAGNEQYNPAEATRSFQVSLDDRLRMTDVFTPNGDGRNDNYNVIFQFDPSRLSYRILDLNNNVVYETNNVNEARNNGWDGTINGKPAPGGRYIWFVEYTRANGSTARERGFVLLAR; from the coding sequence GTGAACGAATGGGCATTACGCTTGGGTAGCAATGGCGCAGACCGTGTATATGCAGTAGCCGCCGATGGAGCGGGCAATGTGTATGTTGCCGGAGAATTCAACGGCACGGTAGACTTCAATCCCAACCCCAATGTAACCAACAACCTCACCTCTAATGGCGGGGTCGATGGTTTTGTGGCTAAGTACGATGCAAGCGGCAATTACCTCTGGGCTTTCAACATAGGTGGCGAGGGCAACGACTTTGTCTACAGCTTGGTCGTCAATAGCGCCGGAGAAGTACACATAGGAGGCTCTTTTAGCGGTACAGTCGACTTTGACCCCGGAGCAGGCACCACCAACCGCTCCTCGAACAACCCCGACGGCAGCAATGCCTTCGTGGCCAAATACACCACTGCCGGAGCACTTACCTGGGTACGCAGTTTTGGTGGCGGGGGTACGGTACAAGCAGGCGCGCCTCCTTTTGTTTTCTTCATTCCTTCTACTTCTAAAGCCTTAGCCTTAGCGCTCGATGCCAGCGACAATGTGCTTGTTACTGGGCAGATACAGGGCACCAACATCGACTATGGTAATGGAACGCCTGTCAACACCGTAGGTCGCAGCGATTTGTTCTTGGCTAGCTATGCCGCTGCTGACGGAGCACACCGTTGGAGCTTCAACACAGGCGGGGCTGGTAGTGATATCAATAACAACAGCCAAGGACTAGACGTGTACTTCAGAGGAACGAGTGTCTTCCTTACCGGAGAGTTTAAGGGAGCTGCAGTCAACTTCAACCCCTTGGGCGGGATAGGTAATGAGCGTAACCTTGCCTCTACCAACAACGACCGCTCAGCGGCTTTCTTTGCCCGTTACAATCCTGCTGACGGGATATTGGTAGATAATGACAAAGCTTTTGCTATTCCGGCTACTACTGCCAACCCTAACAGCGGCACCTTTGGTACAGCTATCCTAGGCGATGCGGCAGGCAATACATATGTGGCCGGCCATCTATTTGGCGAAGCCGACTTTGACCTTGGCGCCGGTACTGAAACACGCATCAGCGGCGACTTTGCAGGGATGTTTTTGGCCAAATATACCATTACAGGAGCGTATGAATGGGTGGCCTTTACAACCGGCAACAGCATTGACAAGATTGCCGCCTTGGCCTTTGATCCTTTGGATGATATCCACGTATATGGCTCTACCCTCAGCACCACCCTCAACTTCAGCTCGGCAGTAGGTGCGCCTAATACCCAAACGGTAACCCGCACCAGCGGACAAGATCTCTTCTATGCCAAATACAATGCCGCAGGTAGTTTGCTAAATGCCCAAACTGTAGCACAGGGAGGTACGGGCAACCGCAATACCGACAACAACATTGCTACCAGCATTGGTGCCAGCCCTGCCGCCAGAACGATGATGCTCCGAGGCAATAAGATCTACTTCGCAGGGGCGTTTAACAATACGGCCAACTTTGGCAAAAACAGTTGTGAACGCAACCTTACCTCTGCGGGCAACGCAGATGGCTTTGTGCTCCAACATAGCCTAGTACGCCTCAATCAGACCATTACATTCGGCCTTGGAGCCGATGCCACCAAGCCGGCCAGTGCGCCTGCCTTTACGCTTACTGCCAGCAGCACTTCGTGCTTGCCGATTACCTTCAGCAGTTCCAATGCCGCTGTCGCTACGGTATCAGGTAATACCGTTACCATTGTAGGACAAGGTACTACGACCATCACGGCCAGCCAAGCCGGTAACGACCATTTCAATCCGGCCACTGCCGTAGACCAAGTGTTGACCGTAACCCCGGCAACCCAAACCATCACCTTCAACGCCTTGGCCAACCGTTGTGTATTGGATGCGCCGTTTACCCTCAATGCCACCGCCAGCTCAGGGTTAGCAGTAAGCTATGCCAGCTCCAACACCGCTGTCGCTACGGTATCGGGCAATACCATCACCATTGTAGGCATTGGTACTACGACCATCACGGCCAGCCAAGCGGGCAATGCACAATTTGCCCCTGCGGACAATGTCGCCCAAACCCTGACCATCACCCGATGCGACCAAACCGTCACTTTTGAGGCTATCCCGGATAAATTTATCACCGATGAGCCTTTTACCATCACGGCCACGGCCAGCTCCGGCCTGCCGATAACTTTCAGCAGCAGCACTCCTGATATTGTAACTGTATCAGGCAATACCGTTACCATTGTTGGTTCGGGAACAGCAACTATCGTGGCACGCCAAGCAGGCAACGAGCAGTACAACCCCGCAGAGGCCACCCGAAGCTTTCAAGTATCGTTAGACGATCGCTTGCGAATGACCGATGTCTTTACGCCTAATGGCGATGGACGCAATGATAACTACAATGTTATTTTTCAGTTTGACCCGAGCCGCCTAAGCTACCGCATCCTTGATCTCAACAACAATGTGGTGTATGAAACCAACAATGTTAACGAAGCCCGCAACAATGGCTGGGATGGCACAATCAATGGCAAACCAGCCCCCGGTGGGCGCTACATCTGGTTTGTGGAGTACACCCGAGCCAATGGCAGCACCGCCCGCGAGCGAGGCTTTGTCTTGTTGGCTCGATAA
- the carB gene encoding carbamoyl-phosphate synthase large subunit — protein sequence MPKKTHIRSVLIIGSGPIVIGQACEFDYAGSQAVRSLKEEGIEVILINSNPATIMTDPTMADHVYLKPLEKKYVVEILEKHKIDAVLPTMGGQTALNLAIDCEKAGIWQQYNVEIIGVDIAAVETTEDREKFRLKMQELSLGVCRGRTATSFLEGKKIAQEIGFPLVIRPSFTLGGTGGGFVNDPEKFNEALTRGLQASPIHEVLVEQSILGWKEFELEVLRDNVGNVIIICSIENFDPMGIHTGDSVTVAPAMTLSDKLYQEMRNIAIKAMNGIGMFAGGCNIQFSVHPETEEIIVIEINPRVSRSSALASKATGYPIAKIAAKLAIGYNLDELPNQITKTTSAYFEPAIDYVVVKIPRWNFDKFKGADDKLGLQMKSVGEAMGIGRTFQEALQKACQSLENRRNGLGADGKELTNQAQILESLEHPSADRLFHIKDAFMLGVSMRTIKKLTQIDHWFLRQIEDLALTDREIQRYTLDTIPKELLIEAKRKGYADRQVAHLLRCLESEVYQKRQELGIQRVYKMVDTCAAEFEAQTPYYYSTFHSDYSEDPQNPIKASLNESHRSDKKKVIILGSGPNRIGQGIEFDYCCVHGVLAAKAAGYETIMINCNPETVSTDFDIADKLYFEPVFWEHIYDIILHEKPEGVIVQLGGQTALKLAEKLDRYGIPIIGTPYEALDLAEDRGRFSTLLQELGIPYPKFGAVKTAEAALELSKTLDFPLLVRPSYVLGGQRMKIVINEQELEEHVVDVLNYFPDNNILLDFFLDQAIEAEADAICDGEDVHIIGVMEHVEPAGIHSGDSHALLPPFTLSPILVEQIEDYTRRIAVALRTKGLINVQFAVKNDIVYVIEANPRASRTVPFICKAYQEPYIKAATEVMLGAKTVKDFKFSPVKEGYAIKIPVFSFNKFPNVNKELGPEMKSTGEAIYFIDRLQDEVFLKIYAERNLFLSK from the coding sequence ATGCCCAAAAAAACACACATTCGCTCGGTACTGATTATCGGCTCAGGCCCCATTGTCATTGGTCAGGCTTGTGAGTTTGACTATGCCGGTTCTCAGGCAGTTCGTTCGCTCAAAGAAGAAGGGATAGAGGTAATCCTGATTAACTCTAACCCAGCTACCATTATGACCGACCCCACGATGGCCGACCATGTGTATTTGAAGCCTTTGGAGAAGAAGTACGTGGTCGAGATTCTGGAAAAACACAAGATTGATGCGGTGCTGCCTACGATGGGCGGACAGACGGCGCTCAACCTCGCCATCGACTGTGAGAAAGCAGGTATCTGGCAACAATACAATGTCGAAATTATTGGGGTGGATATTGCGGCAGTAGAGACTACCGAAGATCGTGAGAAGTTCCGCCTCAAGATGCAAGAGCTTTCGCTAGGAGTATGCCGTGGGCGCACGGCCACCTCGTTTTTGGAGGGCAAGAAAATCGCCCAAGAGATTGGTTTCCCCTTGGTTATCCGACCTTCGTTTACCTTGGGAGGCACGGGGGGCGGCTTTGTCAACGACCCCGAGAAGTTTAACGAAGCCCTCACACGTGGCCTACAGGCCTCGCCCATCCACGAGGTATTGGTGGAGCAGAGTATCTTGGGCTGGAAAGAGTTTGAGTTGGAGGTGCTGCGCGACAATGTGGGCAATGTTATCATCATCTGCTCAATCGAAAACTTCGACCCGATGGGTATCCACACCGGCGACTCTGTGACGGTAGCCCCCGCCATGACACTGTCGGACAAGCTCTACCAAGAGATGCGCAACATTGCCATCAAGGCGATGAACGGCATCGGGATGTTTGCCGGAGGGTGTAATATTCAGTTTTCGGTACATCCCGAAACGGAGGAAATCATCGTCATCGAAATCAACCCCCGTGTATCGCGCTCTTCAGCCTTGGCTTCCAAAGCCACAGGCTACCCCATCGCCAAGATTGCCGCCAAGTTGGCCATCGGCTACAACCTCGACGAGCTACCCAACCAAATTACCAAAACGACCTCGGCCTATTTTGAGCCGGCCATCGATTATGTAGTTGTCAAAATTCCTCGTTGGAACTTCGACAAGTTCAAAGGTGCTGACGATAAGTTGGGCCTACAGATGAAGTCTGTCGGAGAGGCGATGGGCATCGGGCGTACGTTCCAAGAGGCGCTACAAAAAGCCTGTCAGTCGCTCGAAAACCGCCGTAATGGCCTCGGCGCTGATGGCAAGGAGCTGACCAACCAAGCCCAAATCCTCGAAAGCCTAGAGCACCCTAGCGCCGACAGGCTCTTCCACATCAAGGATGCTTTTATGTTGGGGGTGTCGATGCGAACTATCAAAAAACTGACACAGATAGACCACTGGTTTTTGCGCCAGATTGAAGACCTCGCCCTCACCGACCGCGAGATTCAACGCTATACCCTCGACACTATCCCAAAGGAGCTGCTCATCGAGGCCAAACGCAAGGGCTATGCCGACCGCCAAGTGGCACACCTCTTGCGCTGCTTAGAGAGCGAAGTATACCAAAAGCGTCAAGAGCTGGGCATCCAGCGCGTGTACAAAATGGTAGATACCTGTGCGGCAGAGTTTGAAGCCCAAACGCCTTATTACTACTCTACCTTCCATAGCGACTACAGCGAAGACCCACAAAACCCCATCAAGGCCAGCCTCAACGAGTCGCACCGAAGCGATAAGAAAAAGGTCATCATCCTTGGCTCCGGCCCTAACCGCATCGGCCAAGGGATTGAGTTTGACTACTGCTGCGTACACGGGGTGCTGGCTGCCAAGGCCGCAGGCTATGAGACGATTATGATCAACTGCAACCCCGAAACCGTGTCGACAGACTTCGACATTGCCGACAAGCTCTACTTTGAGCCGGTTTTCTGGGAGCATATCTACGATATCATCTTGCACGAAAAGCCCGAAGGGGTCATCGTACAGCTAGGCGGGCAGACCGCCCTCAAGCTGGCCGAAAAGCTCGATCGCTACGGCATTCCCATTATCGGAACGCCTTACGAAGCACTCGATTTGGCCGAAGACCGTGGCCGTTTTTCGACCTTGCTCCAAGAGTTGGGCATCCCTTATCCTAAGTTTGGGGCTGTAAAAACTGCCGAGGCAGCACTCGAACTCTCCAAAACGTTAGACTTCCCACTGTTGGTGCGCCCTTCGTATGTATTGGGCGGACAACGGATGAAAATTGTCATCAATGAGCAGGAACTAGAAGAGCACGTAGTAGATGTACTCAATTACTTTCCCGACAACAACATCCTGCTCGACTTTTTCCTCGACCAAGCCATCGAGGCCGAAGCCGATGCCATCTGTGATGGTGAAGATGTACACATCATCGGTGTGATGGAACACGTAGAGCCTGCTGGTATTCACTCTGGTGATTCACACGCGCTCTTGCCACCATTTACACTGAGCCCGATTTTGGTAGAGCAAATCGAGGACTACACCCGCCGCATTGCTGTAGCGCTCAGAACGAAGGGCTTGATCAACGTACAGTTTGCCGTCAAAAACGACATCGTATACGTTATTGAAGCCAACCCACGGGCTTCGCGCACGGTGCCTTTTATCTGTAAGGCCTACCAAGAGCCTTATATCAAGGCGGCTACTGAGGTGATGTTGGGTGCCAAAACGGTGAAGGACTTTAAGTTCAGCCCCGTAAAAGAAGGCTATGCCATCAAAATTCCAGTGTTTTCCTTCAACAAGTTCCCCAATGTCAACAAAGAGCTGGGGCCGGAGATGAAGTCTACCGGAGAGGCGATTTACTTTATCGACCGTCTGCAAGACGAGGTTTTCTTGAAGATATATGCTGAGCGCAACCTCTTCTTGAGCAAATAA
- the lgt gene encoding prolipoprotein diacylglyceryl transferase, producing the protein MLSAIVWSVSPEIIKIGAFSLRWYGLLFAAGFLVGNWIMTRIFAQENKPERDLEQLLIYMVVGTILGARLGHVLFYGPYFTPDKKGYFDNPLSILYVWEGGLASHGAAIAILIVLYLYSRTRPEQPFLWVVDRIVIPVALAGGFIRLGNLMNSEIIGRPADLPWSFVFVNSMELSLIEAKMPRHPAQLYEALFCFALFGLLTWLYNRQKAKTPHGLLLGVFLTLLFTFRFLVEFVKENQVAFEDQYTLNMGQILSIPAVLGGLALIVWVLRKAKNQAAIKA; encoded by the coding sequence ATGCTCAGCGCTATTGTTTGGTCTGTATCACCCGAAATCATCAAAATTGGGGCTTTCTCTCTCCGTTGGTACGGACTTCTCTTTGCCGCCGGTTTTTTGGTTGGCAACTGGATTATGACCCGTATTTTTGCCCAAGAAAACAAACCTGAGCGCGACCTAGAGCAACTATTGATTTATATGGTCGTAGGGACGATATTGGGCGCACGCCTAGGGCATGTGCTTTTTTATGGGCCTTATTTTACTCCTGACAAAAAAGGTTATTTTGATAATCCGCTCAGCATTTTGTACGTCTGGGAAGGGGGCTTGGCTAGCCACGGCGCTGCTATTGCCATCTTGATAGTGTTGTATCTTTATTCTCGTACCCGCCCCGAGCAACCTTTTCTGTGGGTGGTAGACCGTATTGTAATTCCCGTAGCGTTAGCCGGCGGTTTTATCCGCTTGGGGAATTTGATGAACTCCGAAATCATTGGCCGCCCTGCTGACTTGCCTTGGAGCTTTGTGTTTGTCAACTCTATGGAACTCAGCTTAATCGAAGCAAAGATGCCCCGCCACCCAGCACAATTGTATGAGGCGCTGTTCTGCTTTGCCTTGTTTGGTTTGTTAACTTGGCTCTACAATCGTCAAAAGGCCAAAACTCCTCATGGTTTGCTCTTAGGGGTGTTTTTGACCCTACTATTTACTTTCCGCTTCTTGGTAGAGTTTGTCAAAGAAAATCAAGTAGCCTTTGAAGACCAATACACCCTCAATATGGGGCAAATCCTGAGTATTCCGGCAGTATTGGGAGGGCTTGCCCTGATTGTATGGGTGTTGCGAAAAGCCAAAAACCAAGCCGCCATCAAGGCCTAA
- the cobA gene encoding uroporphyrinogen-III C-methyltransferase translates to MPTSPHIPRLSLVGAGPGDPELITLKALRVLAEADVVLYDALVHPDLLTHARKGALCVFVGKRAGQPSWSQEHIQELSVTYAKRYGHVVRLKGGDPFVFGRGLEEIQYAAQHGIPSQVIPGISSALAVPASAGIPLTHRGLSESFWVVTGTTRAGTLSQDLALAAQSTATVVVLMGVQHLPEITRLFSQLRGGHTPAAILQNGTLPEARSLIATADTLVQRADAEGFSSPAILVFGEVVSSTQWVGLQTQLAAIA, encoded by the coding sequence ATGCCAACTTCTCCCCATATCCCCCGCCTTAGTTTGGTAGGCGCAGGTCCCGGCGACCCCGAACTAATCACCCTCAAGGCTTTGAGAGTCTTGGCCGAAGCCGATGTTGTGCTCTATGATGCCCTCGTTCATCCTGATTTGCTCACCCACGCCCGCAAGGGGGCGCTTTGTGTATTTGTGGGCAAACGCGCAGGGCAACCCTCTTGGTCACAGGAGCACATCCAAGAACTGAGCGTAACCTATGCCAAACGCTACGGCCATGTGGTTAGACTCAAAGGGGGCGACCCATTCGTATTTGGTCGAGGCTTGGAGGAGATACAGTATGCCGCCCAGCACGGTATTCCAAGTCAGGTAATCCCCGGTATCAGTAGCGCCTTGGCCGTTCCGGCATCGGCGGGTATTCCGCTCACACACCGAGGGTTGAGTGAGAGTTTTTGGGTGGTTACAGGCACTACCCGTGCGGGCACACTGTCTCAAGACCTCGCGCTGGCCGCCCAATCTACGGCTACGGTGGTGGTGCTGATGGGTGTGCAGCATCTGCCCGAAATTACCCGATTGTTTAGCCAACTACGCGGCGGACATACCCCAGCAGCCATCCTACAAAACGGTACCTTGCCCGAAGCCCGAAGCCTTATTGCCACTGCCGATACCTTGGTACAACGTGCAGATGCCGAAGGGTTTAGTTCGCCGGCTATCTTGGTGTTTGGCGAGGTAGTCAGCAGCACACAATGGGTGGGACTACAAACCCAGCTGGCAGCCATAGCCTGA